Proteins from a single region of Pseudopedobacter saltans DSM 12145:
- a CDS encoding SIR2 family protein, translated as MKYILLNNNSKVAYDDSNPDDVKVYIDGKLYDFKDIQDDTSENRIEYANATKRNKYSQTLNNQFENLVLLTGAGSSIGWGKDDKLGKSMAELWDDAEALLTADVFSQLLAKIGYDEKWEDDSIIKNLEKVLSMATPAIPYVSKDEINIEDCVNRIKDFIKDACQLDLPDNSPHTLLLNKITKRKVTLPRFKLFTLNYDLMFEQAACESNFVVIDGFSFSQPRIFSGRNYDYDIVSRNQSRVKEEDNFIQKVFHLYKLHGSVNWEKEENKIVQKENPINPLMIYPHQSKYESSYEQPYFEMMSRFQSNLRKENVFLITIGFSFGDKHIVTAIIEALEQNPSFQLMIINRNIDEANENLKPFIEAANKYSNISIVSEKFEDFAKYYPDLKSYSQEDSRQIVINIPNN; from the coding sequence ATGAAGTATATTTTACTCAACAATAATAGTAAGGTTGCATATGATGATAGTAATCCTGATGATGTTAAGGTGTATATTGATGGTAAACTATACGATTTTAAAGATATTCAAGATGATACTAGTGAAAATCGTATTGAATACGCAAATGCCACTAAGCGTAATAAATATTCTCAAACATTAAATAATCAGTTTGAAAATCTTGTCTTACTTACTGGAGCAGGTTCTTCTATTGGTTGGGGGAAAGATGATAAATTAGGTAAGTCAATGGCGGAGTTATGGGATGATGCCGAAGCTCTGCTAACAGCTGATGTTTTCAGTCAACTACTTGCAAAAATCGGCTATGATGAAAAGTGGGAAGATGATTCTATAATTAAAAATTTGGAGAAGGTATTGTCAATGGCAACACCAGCCATACCCTATGTTTCCAAAGATGAAATCAATATTGAAGATTGTGTGAACAGGATAAAAGATTTTATAAAAGATGCTTGTCAATTGGACTTACCCGATAACTCACCTCATACACTGCTATTGAATAAAATCACAAAACGCAAAGTTACTTTACCAAGATTTAAGCTATTTACCTTGAATTATGATTTGATGTTTGAGCAAGCGGCTTGTGAAAGTAATTTCGTTGTTATTGATGGATTCTCATTTTCTCAACCAAGAATATTCAGCGGACGAAATTATGACTATGACATTGTTTCCAGAAATCAAAGCAGAGTAAAAGAAGAAGACAACTTTATTCAGAAAGTTTTTCATTTGTATAAATTACACGGATCTGTTAATTGGGAAAAAGAAGAGAATAAAATTGTACAAAAGGAAAATCCCATTAATCCATTGATGATATACCCACATCAGTCGAAATATGAAAGTTCTTATGAACAACCTTATTTTGAAATGATGTCTAGGTTTCAGTCTAATTTAAGAAAGGAGAATGTATTTCTTATTACGATAGGGTTCAGTTTCGGAGACAAACACATTGTAACAGCAATAATAGAAGCGTTAGAACAAAATCCAAGCTTTCAATTGATGATAATCAATAGAAATATTGATGAAGCGAATGAAAACCTAAAACCCTTTATTGAAGCTGCTAATAAATATTCCAACATATCGATTGTTTCAGAAAAATTTGAGGATTTTGCTAAATATTATCCTGATTTAAAATCTTACAGTCAAGAAGACTCAAGACAAATAGTAATTAACATTCCTAATAACTAA
- the qatC gene encoding Qat anti-phage system QueC-like protein QatC, whose product MKKIKVEIPKYDSKSGILYTKLTEENGDSSIISTDYKTLLPFAISVNPEIRDFFLMTCSVYGIDRFVNRKENSVDGWSRELNISFPVSEIKVWSNVKNDLEELFSFLTGDYWKIDFYESNFVNPEIDLPIDFKEKYKQVNLFSGGLDSLIGAIDFLSTHPKDKILLASHYDPQMKGPLSDQTVLLDKLEVKYKGQFNYVPSIKVTLSQTTTKRETTFRSRSILFIGIALLISQGKKINEIIVPENGSVSLNYPLSPSRRTSCSTRTTHSFVLEKTNLIISTLKINSNIYNPYEFKTKGEMVDDCEDLEFLRKIIGFSNSCGKRGHRKTWVNRSATHCGVCMPCIYRQASLQNQKDPTIYGSHIDSLIPFKRKKTQDVGICLDFLRKKLTKDDIKTELIVNGIKNINKLNRYVDVVWRTRIELSKWVDLNGNSIIKSKAGL is encoded by the coding sequence ATGAAAAAAATTAAAGTTGAAATTCCTAAATATGATTCAAAAAGCGGAATTCTTTATACCAAACTTACAGAAGAAAATGGAGACTCTTCTATCATTAGTACAGATTACAAAACACTATTGCCATTTGCCATTTCAGTAAATCCTGAAATTAGAGATTTTTTCCTTATGACTTGCTCGGTTTATGGGATAGATAGATTTGTAAATCGTAAAGAAAATTCAGTAGATGGTTGGTCAAGAGAGTTAAACATTTCATTTCCCGTGTCAGAAATTAAGGTTTGGAGTAATGTCAAGAATGATTTGGAAGAACTTTTTTCTTTCCTAACAGGGGATTATTGGAAAATTGATTTTTATGAGTCCAATTTTGTTAATCCAGAAATTGACTTACCTATTGATTTTAAAGAAAAGTATAAGCAAGTAAATCTTTTTTCAGGTGGCTTAGATTCTTTGATAGGAGCAATTGATTTTTTAAGCACTCATCCTAAAGACAAAATCCTATTAGCGTCACATTATGATCCACAGATGAAAGGTCCTCTAAGTGATCAAACAGTTTTATTGGATAAATTAGAAGTTAAATATAAAGGACAGTTTAATTACGTTCCTTCTATTAAAGTAACATTGTCTCAAACAACTACAAAACGAGAAACTACTTTTAGAAGTCGTTCAATTCTATTCATTGGTATTGCACTTTTAATTTCACAGGGAAAAAAAATTAATGAGATTATAGTTCCTGAAAATGGCTCAGTATCTTTGAATTATCCGTTGAGTCCATCAAGGCGAACTTCTTGTAGTACGAGAACAACCCATTCATTTGTATTGGAGAAGACTAATTTAATTATAAGTACGTTAAAAATTAATAGTAATATATATAACCCTTATGAATTTAAAACGAAAGGGGAAATGGTTGATGACTGTGAAGATTTAGAATTTTTAAGAAAGATAATTGGTTTTTCAAATTCCTGTGGGAAGAGAGGTCATAGAAAAACTTGGGTAAATCGTTCTGCAACACACTGTGGTGTTTGTATGCCTTGTATCTATCGCCAAGCATCATTGCAAAATCAAAAAGACCCAACAATTTATGGTAGTCACATAGATTCTTTAATACCTTTTAAGCGGAAGAAAACTCAAGATGTTGGTATATGTTTGGATTTTCTTAGAAAGAAATTAACGAAAGATGATATTAAAACAGAATTGATAGTTAATGGAATAAAAAACATCAATAAACTTAATAGATACGTTGATGTAGTATGGCGAACAAGAATTGAATTATCTAAATGGGTTGATCTAAATGGTAATTCAATCATAAAATCAAAAGCTGGCTTATAG
- a CDS encoding PDDEXK nuclease domain-containing protein — MLVNQSIIKDIKAIIDQSRDKAIRAVDHERTQMYWHIGKRIFEEEQQGKDRADYGTFLIKYLSEQLQPEFGSGFSTRQINLYRQFYRTFENVHTLYAQLSWSQYKLLLSVDSQDKREFYIAETIKNNWTVRQLERQIYSSLYERLLLSNDKESVLAVARNEKQPSDAKEIIKDPMYLEFLGLKREASYYERDLESAIITHLQEFLLELGNGFSFVARQKRIHIEGDEFFVDLVFYNRILQCFVIIEIKTTKLTHQDIGQLQMYVNYYDRIEKLPHENPTIGILLCANKNDGVVKFTLPEEQKQIIASQYKLYLPTEKQLLDEVNKELDIFEEKDGTNDIK; from the coding sequence ATGCTAGTAAACCAATCTATAATAAAAGATATAAAAGCCATTATCGACCAATCGCGAGACAAAGCTATTCGTGCCGTTGACCACGAGCGAACGCAGATGTATTGGCATATTGGCAAACGTATCTTTGAAGAAGAACAACAAGGTAAAGACCGGGCAGATTATGGAACATTTCTTATCAAATATCTTTCAGAACAACTGCAACCCGAGTTCGGAAGTGGTTTTTCTACAAGACAAATAAACCTTTACAGACAGTTTTATCGCACATTTGAGAATGTGCATACACTGTATGCACAATTGAGTTGGAGCCAATACAAGCTACTTCTAAGTGTTGACAGTCAAGATAAAAGAGAGTTTTATATTGCTGAAACAATAAAGAACAATTGGACGGTAAGGCAGTTGGAAAGGCAGATTTACAGCAGTTTGTACGAACGTCTTTTGTTGAGTAACGATAAAGAAAGCGTGTTGGCAGTTGCCCGAAACGAAAAACAGCCTTCTGATGCCAAAGAAATCATTAAAGACCCAATGTATTTGGAGTTTTTGGGATTGAAGCGAGAAGCATCATATTACGAAAGGGATTTGGAAAGTGCTATCATCACACACTTACAGGAGTTCTTATTAGAGTTAGGCAATGGATTTTCTTTTGTAGCAAGGCAGAAAAGAATACACATTGAGGGCGATGAGTTTTTTGTGGACTTGGTATTCTACAACCGTATTCTACAATGTTTTGTCATTATTGAAATCAAAACCACTAAACTCACACACCAGGACATTGGGCAGTTACAAATGTATGTGAACTATTACGACAGAATAGAAAAACTGCCACACGAAAACCCTACTATTGGAATATTACTTTGTGCCAATAAAAATGATGGAGTAGTAAAATTTACCCTTCCTGAAGAACAAAAACAAATCATAGCCAGTCAATACAAATTGTACTTACCAACCGAAAAACAATTGTTAGATGAGGTAAATAAGGAGTTGGATATTTTTGAGGAAAAGGATGGTACAAATGATATAAAATAA
- a CDS encoding ATP-binding protein, protein MPEKERLELSERTFSTKAFHPVGRIEILLSFDLFDPSKIEKGINSLPLIGSKVFICSAEFLATHFKTFGIKPENIEHSPTFRMGNLIYDKSVPVDISLQAIFSRHCAVVGTTGGGKSYTISKFIEGVIETGAKAIILDPTGEYATFDTHPKVDHSILISESYFPYQNLTINDLFVLFRPSGQVQQPVLLEAIKSLKVAHCLLGNIPNNGHNNDGTNDTFTFRGQQVIINNGLVVKQNNITAAYNNAYFTYKAIIEDFTINNFSINLLHRQIGNECFQIFNDRWANNRDERNYGNATSLIMRVNNVISDNNYAGMFGFNTPTTSNLITKINDFLASTDKNILRIGFENVPYNFQAREILANSLGRYLLNKARTNAFRENPLILFVDEAHQFLNKKVKDEYFESTELNAFDNIAKESRKYGLFLCLSTQMPRDIPVGTLSQMGTFITHRLINYQDKEAIASACSTANKETISFLPSLGSGEAIIMGVDFPMPISVKVDLPTITPKFDTPKFKIKVIAQNQEN, encoded by the coding sequence TTGCCAGAGAAAGAGCGGTTAGAATTAAGTGAAAGGACTTTTTCCACTAAAGCTTTTCATCCGGTTGGGAGAATTGAAATTCTCTTATCATTTGATTTGTTTGACCCTAGTAAAATAGAAAAAGGAATAAATAGCTTGCCGCTTATTGGTTCTAAAGTTTTTATCTGTTCAGCCGAATTTTTGGCAACTCATTTTAAAACCTTTGGAATAAAACCTGAAAATATCGAACATTCCCCTACATTTAGGATGGGAAATTTGATATATGATAAGAGTGTTCCGGTAGATATTTCATTGCAGGCAATATTTAGTCGTCACTGTGCGGTCGTAGGTACAACAGGTGGAGGTAAAAGTTATACAATAAGTAAATTTATCGAAGGTGTTATAGAAACCGGAGCAAAGGCAATTATTTTAGACCCTACTGGGGAATATGCAACGTTTGACACACATCCAAAAGTAGATCACTCAATACTTATTTCGGAAAGTTATTTCCCATACCAGAATTTAACCATTAATGATTTATTTGTTTTATTCAGACCATCAGGACAGGTACAACAACCTGTTTTGTTGGAAGCAATTAAGTCGTTAAAAGTTGCTCATTGCTTATTAGGGAATATTCCTAATAATGGACACAATAATGATGGAACTAACGATACTTTTACATTCAGAGGGCAGCAAGTAATTATAAATAACGGATTAGTTGTAAAACAAAATAATATTACTGCGGCATATAATAACGCCTACTTTACTTATAAAGCTATTATAGAAGATTTCACAATAAATAATTTCAGCATAAATCTACTTCATAGGCAAATAGGGAATGAATGTTTTCAAATATTCAATGACCGTTGGGCAAACAATAGAGACGAAAGAAATTATGGAAATGCAACAAGCTTAATAATGCGTGTGAATAACGTTATATCAGACAATAATTATGCTGGTATGTTCGGGTTTAATACTCCGACAACAAGTAATCTGATAACTAAAATCAACGATTTTTTAGCAAGTACAGATAAGAATATATTAAGAATAGGTTTTGAAAACGTGCCTTATAACTTTCAAGCAAGAGAAATCTTAGCAAATTCTCTAGGTAGATATTTACTAAATAAAGCTCGAACTAATGCTTTTAGAGAAAATCCTCTAATTCTATTTGTAGATGAGGCACATCAGTTTTTGAATAAAAAAGTCAAAGATGAATATTTTGAAAGTACAGAATTAAATGCTTTTGATAATATTGCTAAAGAAAGTCGAAAGTACGGCTTGTTCCTTTGTTTATCTACACAGATGCCAAGAGATATTCCTGTTGGTACACTGAGCCAAATGGGAACCTTCATTACACATAGACTTATAAATTATCAAGATAAAGAAGCGATAGCAAGTGCTTGTTCAACAGCTAATAAAGAAACAATTTCGTTTTTACCTTCTTTAGGCTCAGGAGAGGCCATTATTATGGGAGTTGATTTTCCGATGCCCATTTCTGTTAAAGTAGATTTACCTACAATAACTCCAAAATTTGATACTCCAAAATTCAAAATAAAAGTGATAGCTCAAAATCAAGAAAATTAA
- a CDS encoding VapE domain-containing protein produces the protein MVVSIFQNFNEVVQNQKIIEVLHDIKTGKYINVITYLRKSLAENKMEAYVRAKKSLPAFTPSATFKGGRKPDYLTAYNPLLVLDIDKLSKEQLTNAKALAKENPYTFSCFTSPSGNGLKILVKVNSSQENHKEAFLLLQKYYEELLQLPIDKSGKDVTRLCFVSYDTDLYLNEDAEVYLVIKQKPIQTAFTNEPFKTEPINNDYLAVYEHCIRFTEKKESYINGNRNNFVHLLANNLNRKGVPLAVATGYILSDYGYDASEVMATVKSAYSNTNEHSKNSNPTIPKSENDKAKNEDIEEEEEKPSYIDRLETFLDYRYNFRYNIVTGKLEYKTIKANLWKPITDFVENSILREILKAKVKCNINTLRNLLHSDYCQQYDPFRDYFQELETNEDEVDYITQLANTVKTTKQELWQICFKKWFVAMVACVTNEKAINQTVIVFSGKQGVGKTTWIERLIPRELKEYMFSGTINPNNKDTLIHLAECMLINLDELENLNRTEIGTLKELITKTHIRMRKAYGHNNETLPRRASFAGSVNTAQFLNDTTGSRRFLCFEVEHIEYAHNIDIDMVYAQAIELYKNGFRYWFNQEEIKEIDMNNEQYQIRSPEEELLLTWFDIADRETANNFLNTTQIAAKLADKAKLNVTDGTVMKLGKALKKYGYLRLSKKNGYVYAVKELTWEEVENKNKQKEPPPKPPEQSSISFDNP, from the coding sequence ATGGTAGTAAGTATCTTTCAGAACTTCAATGAGGTCGTGCAAAACCAGAAAATCATTGAAGTACTCCACGACATCAAGACAGGCAAATACATCAATGTAATTACCTATCTGCGAAAATCATTAGCCGAAAACAAAATGGAAGCGTATGTGCGGGCAAAGAAATCTTTGCCTGCTTTCACTCCATCGGCAACCTTTAAAGGCGGACGAAAACCCGATTATCTAACCGCTTACAATCCGTTGTTGGTTTTGGATATTGATAAACTTTCCAAGGAACAATTAACTAATGCTAAAGCGTTAGCAAAAGAAAATCCTTATACCTTTTCCTGCTTTACAAGTCCTTCGGGCAATGGTTTGAAGATTTTGGTTAAAGTCAATTCATCACAGGAAAATCACAAAGAAGCGTTTTTACTATTACAAAAGTATTATGAAGAGTTGCTTCAACTTCCGATTGATAAATCAGGGAAAGACGTTACTAGATTATGTTTTGTGTCTTACGATACCGATTTGTATTTGAATGAAGATGCAGAAGTCTATCTGGTAATCAAGCAAAAACCAATACAAACAGCGTTTACAAACGAACCATTTAAAACAGAGCCTATCAACAATGATTATTTAGCGGTATATGAACATTGCATTCGATTTACAGAAAAGAAAGAAAGTTATATCAATGGAAATCGGAACAATTTTGTACATCTGCTGGCAAATAATCTCAATCGCAAAGGTGTTCCCTTGGCAGTAGCTACAGGCTATATTTTGTCTGATTATGGATATGATGCCAGCGAAGTAATGGCAACCGTGAAAAGTGCGTACAGCAATACCAATGAACATAGTAAAAACAGTAATCCAACCATTCCAAAATCAGAAAACGATAAAGCGAAAAATGAGGATATTGAAGAGGAAGAAGAAAAACCGAGTTACATTGACCGTTTAGAAACATTTCTGGATTATAGGTACAACTTTCGGTACAATATCGTAACCGGAAAGCTCGAATACAAAACCATCAAAGCCAATCTCTGGAAACCGATTACCGATTTTGTCGAAAATTCTATTTTGAGAGAAATCCTCAAAGCAAAAGTAAAATGCAACATCAATACTCTGCGAAATCTGTTGCATTCCGATTATTGTCAGCAATATGATCCGTTCCGTGATTATTTTCAGGAACTGGAAACCAATGAGGATGAGGTCGATTATATCACTCAGTTAGCCAATACAGTTAAAACCACGAAGCAGGAATTATGGCAAATCTGTTTCAAAAAATGGTTTGTAGCAATGGTAGCTTGTGTCACAAATGAAAAAGCCATCAATCAAACCGTAATTGTATTCAGCGGTAAACAAGGCGTAGGAAAAACAACCTGGATCGAACGATTGATACCAAGAGAACTCAAAGAATATATGTTTTCAGGAACCATTAACCCAAACAACAAAGATACCTTAATTCACTTAGCCGAATGTATGCTCATCAATCTGGATGAACTCGAAAACCTGAACCGTACCGAAATAGGAACGCTCAAAGAACTGATAACAAAAACACATATTCGTATGCGTAAAGCCTACGGACACAACAATGAAACCTTACCACGCAGAGCTTCTTTTGCAGGCAGTGTGAATACTGCCCAATTTCTGAATGATACCACAGGTTCGAGGAGATTTCTTTGTTTTGAGGTAGAACATATAGAGTACGCTCACAATATCGACATCGATATGGTTTACGCACAGGCAATTGAACTGTATAAAAATGGTTTCCGTTATTGGTTCAACCAGGAAGAAATCAAAGAAATAGATATGAACAACGAGCAATACCAGATCCGCAGTCCGGAAGAAGAATTACTATTGACTTGGTTCGATATTGCGGACAGAGAAACCGCTAATAATTTTTTGAACACCACACAAATCGCAGCCAAGTTAGCCGACAAAGCCAAACTCAATGTTACAGACGGAACGGTGATGAAATTAGGAAAAGCATTAAAGAAATACGGCTATCTACGATTATCCAAAAAGAACGGCTATGTCTATGCCGTAAAAGAACTAACCTGGGAAGAAGTCGAAAACAAAAACAAACAAAAAGAACCACCACCAAAACCACCCGAACAATCAAGTATTTCGTTTGATAATCCGTAA
- the qatD gene encoding Qat anti-phage system TatD family nuclease QatD — MIDTHCHIDLYKNPKVILDICEDKGIVVFSMTNLPSHFEMGLPFFHSKKYVRMALGMHPLYATFHRNEFSKFELYLSKTSYIGEVGLDFSKEGIETKEIQLASFNRILKLVSDKKKILSLHSRRAEKEVFELLMQYKIQNAIFHWYSGRLNLIENISDAGYYFSINPAMIKSISGRKIISKIPKENVLTETDGPFIDKGSEPLLPGELEEVIDYLSNLWNNTSEEVQNIININFRRLINNLK, encoded by the coding sequence ATGATAGATACTCATTGTCATATTGATTTATACAAAAATCCCAAAGTTATTTTAGATATATGCGAGGATAAAGGTATTGTCGTTTTTTCAATGACAAATTTACCTAGTCATTTTGAGATGGGGTTGCCGTTTTTTCACTCTAAAAAATATGTAAGAATGGCTTTAGGGATGCACCCTCTATATGCAACCTTTCATAGAAACGAATTTTCAAAATTTGAATTATACCTGTCTAAAACTTCATATATAGGTGAGGTTGGCTTAGACTTTTCTAAAGAGGGCATTGAAACAAAAGAAATTCAACTAGCTTCATTTAATCGAATTTTAAAGTTGGTTTCTGATAAAAAGAAAATACTTAGTTTACACTCTAGAAGGGCAGAAAAAGAAGTTTTTGAATTATTAATGCAATATAAAATTCAAAATGCAATTTTTCATTGGTATTCAGGAAGACTTAATTTAATTGAGAATATATCAGATGCAGGCTATTATTTTTCTATTAACCCTGCGATGATAAAATCTATATCTGGTCGAAAAATAATATCTAAAATACCAAAGGAAAATGTGTTAACAGAAACAGATGGCCCTTTTATTGATAAGGGAAGTGAGCCTTTATTACCTGGAGAGCTTGAAGAAGTTATTGATTATTTATCCAATCTGTGGAATAATACTTCTGAAGAAGTTCAAAATATTATAAATATAAATTTTAGAAGGCTAATAAATAATTTAAAATAA
- a CDS encoding KAP family P-loop NTPase fold protein, which translates to MWADNETSDDLLGFKVHADLIVDVINDNDVLPVTIGVFGDWGSGKSSILKIVEKELIGNAKDGFKDGTLVLYFNGWVFEGYDDAKAALLESIIEKFAKHKTLGSKVKDETVKLFKSVKWMRLMGLGFKKIAVPAATAYLTGGVSLIPYLLNEFSQIEPTELANKLKGDEAESFLSSIIKKNEEDEITMVREFRDDFKKMLDKSKIEKLVVIIDDLDRCTPDRLIENLEAIKLFLNVDKTAFVIGADPRIVRHAIELRYKTDGIENSSDVESRNERIVSDYLEKLIQVPYYLPKLTDNEVETYLSLLFCQKELGDDFNKVLEAFYSARENNRYDVFGLGDIDSILESDKKEKLKNSVSIIASLAPIITEGLKGNPRQIKRFLNTYSLRDRLVRVAKISDFKMDILAKLMVLEYSSQSLFRQIYEWQSTQKGEPKEIKELESLASKSSIEIIKEKYSADWGTEKTVKWLNAEPKLAGIDLRDYYWITRDQLTTSISGSSLISPHIRSLVKKLIEPVSGSALTRTVTNEIKEKLNEGDYETLISLLEKELTKAPEKDSIHEAFIELMSENCPNVIEAYKRVIKKVDNTQIPFSLAQNFKLIESKNLDVKKLYKVFDRDSQIYNAINNVD; encoded by the coding sequence ATGTGGGCAGATAATGAAACCTCTGATGACTTATTAGGCTTTAAAGTTCACGCAGACTTAATAGTTGATGTGATAAATGATAATGATGTACTACCTGTTACAATTGGAGTTTTTGGTGATTGGGGAAGTGGAAAATCTAGTATTCTAAAAATAGTTGAAAAGGAACTAATTGGTAATGCGAAAGATGGTTTCAAAGATGGTACCCTTGTTTTGTATTTTAATGGATGGGTGTTTGAAGGCTATGATGATGCGAAAGCTGCCTTACTAGAATCAATTATTGAAAAATTTGCAAAACATAAAACACTAGGTTCAAAAGTCAAGGATGAAACTGTAAAATTATTTAAGTCTGTTAAATGGATGCGTTTGATGGGGCTAGGTTTTAAAAAGATCGCGGTTCCAGCAGCAACGGCATATCTAACAGGGGGAGTTTCACTAATACCATACTTATTAAATGAGTTTTCACAAATTGAGCCTACAGAATTAGCCAATAAGTTGAAAGGTGATGAAGCAGAAAGTTTTTTGAGCAGTATAATCAAAAAAAATGAAGAGGATGAAATTACAATGGTGCGTGAATTTAGAGATGATTTCAAAAAAATGCTTGATAAATCTAAGATAGAAAAACTTGTTGTGATTATTGATGATTTAGATCGTTGTACTCCTGATAGGTTAATTGAAAACTTAGAAGCCATAAAACTGTTTTTAAATGTTGATAAGACTGCTTTCGTTATTGGAGCTGACCCAAGAATAGTAAGACACGCAATTGAGCTACGATATAAAACAGATGGTATTGAAAATTCTTCAGATGTTGAAAGCCGAAATGAAAGAATTGTTAGTGATTATCTAGAAAAATTAATACAAGTCCCTTATTATCTACCTAAATTAACTGATAATGAAGTAGAAACCTATTTGTCATTATTGTTCTGTCAAAAAGAACTTGGAGATGATTTCAATAAAGTTTTAGAAGCATTTTATTCAGCTCGAGAAAATAACAGATACGATGTATTTGGTTTAGGAGATATCGATTCAATTCTTGAATCTGATAAAAAAGAAAAACTGAAAAATAGTGTATCCATAATAGCTTCCTTAGCACCTATTATAACTGAAGGCTTAAAAGGTAATCCTCGACAAATTAAAAGATTTTTAAACACCTATTCATTAAGAGATAGGCTTGTTAGAGTTGCGAAAATATCCGATTTTAAGATGGATATATTAGCTAAGTTAATGGTACTTGAATATTCATCACAAAGCTTATTTAGACAAATTTATGAATGGCAATCAACACAAAAAGGAGAACCAAAAGAAATTAAAGAATTAGAATCACTTGCAAGTAAAAGTAGTATTGAAATTATCAAAGAGAAATATTCTGCTGATTGGGGTACGGAAAAAACAGTAAAATGGCTAAATGCAGAGCCAAAATTAGCAGGAATAGATTTAAGAGATTATTATTGGATAACTCGTGATCAATTAACAACATCAATAAGTGGTAGCTCATTAATATCACCACACATAAGGTCATTGGTTAAAAAGTTAATAGAACCAGTTTCTGGTTCGGCATTAACAAGAACCGTAACTAATGAGATTAAGGAAAAATTGAATGAAGGAGATTATGAAACACTAATTTCTTTACTTGAAAAAGAACTTACAAAAGCTCCAGAAAAAGACAGTATACACGAGGCTTTTATAGAGTTAATGAGTGAAAATTGTCCTAACGTTATCGAAGCTTATAAACGAGTCATTAAGAAAGTAGATAATACTCAAATTCCGTTTAGTCTTGCTCAAAATTTTAAATTGATTGAATCAAAGAATTTAGATGTAAAAAAACTATACAAGGTATTTGATAGAGATAGCCAAATTTATAACGCAATAAATAATGTTGATTAA
- a CDS encoding DUF6943 family protein gives MKAVKIITYNPKNQKSDFEFYALSKGLNSGKPLDNPCPNCFVISCRNAEELDVYRSLLFGLWKTKAFHQFLISSVIPYIRIGDFKNFVFEQASHLKGKEKVFKNDIRRVKTLEQRERHIHEQLRLISELKRIYIARHLKW, from the coding sequence ATGAAAGCCGTTAAAATCATCACTTACAACCCGAAAAATCAAAAGTCGGATTTTGAATTTTACGCCTTATCCAAAGGCTTAAACAGTGGCAAGCCGTTAGATAACCCTTGCCCGAATTGCTTTGTTATTTCCTGCCGTAATGCGGAAGAATTGGACGTTTACCGTAGCTTATTATTTGGCTTATGGAAAACAAAAGCCTTTCATCAGTTCCTTATTAGCTCGGTCATTCCTTACATTCGGATAGGCGATTTTAAAAACTTCGTTTTTGAACAGGCAAGCCATTTGAAAGGCAAAGAAAAAGTATTTAAAAATGATATTCGAAGGGTTAAAACTTTGGAGCAGAGAGAACGTCACATACACGAACAGTTGCGTTTGATTTCCGAACTCAAACGCATTTACATTGCAAGGCATTTAAAGTGGTAG
- a CDS encoding helix-turn-helix domain-containing protein: protein MAFGKYIRELRESKGLYLREVGAALELDNAFISKVENEDRLLPKKHLEKLAEFLNTPINDLMVLWLSDKIRGIIEDKEIGRKALLKVINDLGKENYSE, encoded by the coding sequence ATGGCTTTTGGAAAATACATTAGAGAATTGAGAGAAAGTAAAGGATTGTATTTGCGTGAAGTTGGAGCTGCTTTAGAGTTAGATAATGCTTTTATAAGTAAGGTGGAAAATGAAGATCGCTTACTACCTAAGAAACATCTTGAAAAGTTAGCTGAATTCTTGAATACTCCAATTAATGATTTGATGGTTTTATGGCTATCGGATAAAATAAGAGGAATTATAGAAGATAAAGAAATAGGAAGGAAAGCATTATTAAAGGTCATAAATGATTTAGGAAAAGAAAATTATAGTGAATAA